The sequence TCAGGCTGCCATCGAGGAAGAGAGGTTGGGAGAGTTCAATATCTCCTTTGATGCGGACATTGTCCTGGAATACACTGCTGGTATTCGATTCGTCTACAAAAGATCGGGCATCCATGGGCATAGCGGGGTTCAAGTGGAAAGACTTCACACAATATCGGCTAACTGTCAGTAATGCAAGTATTTAAGCAAATGCTTTAGCAAGAACTTGACAAATTGCGTCAAAATTGACGTGCCCAATTGTGTTTTGAACCCCGGCTGTACTCTATATCGAACCTCCCCAGATGCGGCGTCGCGGCATAGTTCAACGCAGACCACCGAAGTGGCCTGCATTGAGCGGGCTTGCATCATTCAAAGCGCTGTTCTGCCTTCCATGAAGATGCAGAAAACGAGTCATTCACGGATTGGTTTCCCTCGTGTTCCCTGCCAAATGCCAATACCATGCGCCGGGTTGAGTGTTCGGGACTCAGTGCACGTGTCAGGCGCTCCAACACCTGCGCATGCGTGACTTCCCGCAGTGCACGTACCGAACGTTCCGTGCGATCAAAATCCAGATCCAACTCATAGGCTTTTTCAAAAAATCCGCCTGCCTTTTCCGCGATGCTTTTCGGTTTTTGTTCAACCAATGCGATCGCGGCCTCCCGCAGTCGTTCAAATGCATCCGATGGAAGCGATGCAAACTGTGCTGGCAATGTGGAAATAAACGCTTCTGAACGCTGCTGCAGCTCGTCGGCAGCGTACTGCCCTGACTGAATCACAAAATAGAGAAAATACTGCTGCTCTTCGCGCCCAGCAAAGGCACTGACAATATAGCCCAACTGCTGCTGCGTGCGCATCTCCGAATAATAGGGTTCGGCAATGAAATTGTTGAGGATCAATGCCGCAGCACGCACCTCAGGTTCATCCGATCCCAGTCCATATTCGCTCCAGTATGCGGAATTGCTGACCTCAAGCTTTAAGGAACGCTCCGCGATGATACCTGAATCAAGCACCAGTGCTCCGTTGTCGAACAGCTCGCTCCGCTCAAGTGGCGCGTAGTCCAGGCGCGCCTGAATCAGTCGTGCGGCCGACACCGCTTCTTCAGCAGTCACATTTCCGTGAATCAGAGACTCCACATGAGCCTGCGCAAAGAGCACCTTCGCAAATGCCTGCACGTCCTCCAGTTCAATATCCCGGGCGACAGTCAGGCGCTGGGACGGGGTGAAGTACACTTCCGTGGTCAACTCCCGCTTGGCATCCCGCGCGATAACCCAGGCATCCCCTTTCGGAAAGTTTTCCAGCGAACGCACGGTGAGATCCTGAATGGCCTCAAAGCGTTCCACCGGAACTTCGACCTTCAACATCGCATCCAGAATCTCATTCAGCAGCGACATCGCGGATTCACTGTACCCGCTCAGGGTGAGATACAATCCTTCTGCGCCCGAAGCGATGGAGTACCCCAGTCCAGCCATGCGAGCAGGATAGGCCAGTTCATTCAGGGATTCCCTCACAACATCAGCGTAGAAATCCTTTAACACCGCATGTTCCAGCGTCGGAAATGCCTCCGGATGACGAATCTTGAACTGGATCGCAACCTTCGGTCGCTGAAAGGTTTGGTCCTGCGAATAATACAGCTCCAGACCCGGCTCATCCAGCAACTTTACCGGACGCTCTGCCAGCAGCTTTACCGATTCTGGTACAAAGGGATTGGGACTTGGCAGTCGAAGCCCTTTCTGAAGCGCTGGAGTTTGCAGTCCTTCGAAAAATGATCCTGGTGTTTCGGTGTAGCGGTATGGCGTCCCGTAGATCGGTTCCTGCTGGTCCACTTCCAGGCCCTTGGCAGTAAGCGAAACCATCATGGTTTGCGGTCGAATGTGATCGAGCAGCGCAAAATAGTGTTCAGGATCTGGCTCCGTCCACAGGTAGTTCACGCGCTCTGCAATTTCGATATCGTGCACGCGCAGGTTGTTGGCCAGTGCAACTGCCCGGTTTGCCCCTTCGCCCTTGTCTCCATAGAGTTCTTCCAGCCGTGCCATGGTCTGACGCTCCGAAAAGAGTGTGGTCGGATACGGTGACTGGCGCATGAGTTCAATGTACGAAAAAATCATCTCGATGACCGAGCGGTAGTGCTCGAGTCCTGCCGGAGTAAGGCTCACCTGAATCGAAAGCGAACCATAGTCAGCCGTGTCGAGGGAAAATCCCGAACCCAAGCCAGTCGCCCACCCGGCTTCTTTCAACGCCGACAGCAGACTGCCTTCCCCTTCGTAGCCCAGCTGATAGCTGATCAGAGAGTGAGATTTACTCAGAAATTGCTCGAGAAAGGAAGGCATCGCGAATTCCAGCGTCAACTCCCGCAGGTCCTGTATCGGTTCGATCTCAATCAGGCGCAAGGCGTCCTTCGGAAGGATGAAATCTTCCGGGAAGCGCACGCGTTCCAGTCCCTTGTTTTCAATTTCACTAAAATAGGCATGCACCCATTCTTTCATTTCGCTCACCGGATTCGGTGCCACCAGTGCCAGGGCCATTTGATTGGCACTGTAATAGGTATTGTAGAACTCGATGAATTCCTCCCGCTGGATGCCCGCAAGTGTCTCGGCATTTCCGGTGGAAAAATGATGGGCGGGGTGTTCAGGGTTGTAGTGATTGCGCCATAACTGGAAGAAGCGCCAACGGTCATTTTCCAGATTTTTGGCGTGCTCCGAGTCCACCGCGTTTTTTTCCCGATCCGTAAATTCCTGGGAAAACAGTGGCGCAATAAAAAATTGGGCAAAGCGGTCCAGTGCTCCCTCAAAAGCAAAGGGATAAACTTCAAAGTGGTAATTGGTGTGATCCCCTGCCGTGTAGGCATTGGAGTATCCACCATTGCTTCGGAGATAGTTGCCGTATTCCGACGCATCAGGAAATTTCTCCGTCCCCAAAAACAGCATGTGTTCAAGGAAATGCGCAAGCCCAGCCCGCTCATCCGGATCGCTCATCGATCCTACACCAATCGACATCGAGGCTGCAGCCTGATCCAGTTTCGGATCGGAAACCAGCAATACCCGGAGTCCATTAGGCAGAACAAATCGTTCCGTCTCGGTTTCATCCAATGGATGTTTTTCGGGCAGTTCCGCAACACCCAGCGCCCAGCAAGGCAGCAAACACAAAATCAACAACAGAAAATTCGGCAATTTCATCATGCTACTGATATGAAAGTACTGTGCCAGATCAACGCGGTTTCGCTGGAAATGCAACGTCCTGCCTCATTCCTCAATCTCGGGTTCAAGCAACGCAGCCGGAACATCGCGCGATCCGGTGCGTGCAATATCGACCAGTCGACGGTAAAGCTGCGTCCAGCGCCAGAGCAACCACGCGATGAGCAATGCCTGCAACAGCAGTCCCAACCAAAACGCAACTTCGCTGCTCTGTTGATATTCGAGGACTTGCGATTGGTCCACGCCCGTGCTCTCGAGAAATAGCCCCGCATACCCAATCAGAAACAGGGGCGAGAGCGCAGCGCAGTAGATCGCAACATGATACGACTGAAAGGCCGCTCCAAGAAAAATCGCCACCAGCGCCGGAAGTCCCCAACCCAATAACAGCACAATGAAAATCCTCCGATTCTCCAGGGAAATCAACGCCGCGTAAAAGGAGAGCAGCGCAACCGTCAGCGCAAGGGGAAGACACAGGCGCTCCAATCCGCTCACCTGGTCCGATGGCAGAAATGCATTTGAGGCAAGCAATGCCAACTCACTGCCCAGCGCGATCCAGCTCACCGCAATCAACAGGATCAGCACCGGACCTGCCGGAGATTCGTTGCGCCACCAACCAAGGCGATGCTCGCCCAATTTGACAACACGTCTCCAGCCGCGCAGCACTTCATGGTGGCTGGGAGTGACCAGTTGCAGGATCCACATGCCCGAAAACAACAGGGCATAGCTGAAAATCATCGGCAGCAGGACACCGATGCCCTGGTCCACCCGATCCGAACCCAGTCCACCCAGAATGGGAAGATTCACAGTCGTATCCCGCGTGAGAATGGGCCAGAGGTTGCCCAGAATCATGGTCGCAATCAGCACAAAAATGCCCACGCCATAGCCCTTGCCCAGCGCGTGCTGGTTGGGATCCCTCCACTTGCGGTAGGCCATTGTTCCCAGTGTGAAAATCAACAGCCCCTGCAGCACAAAACTAAACCCGAAGCTCGAGAATTCCCAGATAAAGAATGGAACGCTGTCCAAGCCGCTCCAGCTCGGATCAAGATTACCCAAAAACTGCGATGGAATCATCGGATACAGCTCCGCCGCAAGCACCGGGCGAACCGTAAGATATTGAAAGCCATAGAGTCCGAGGTGGGAAAATTGGGGCAGGATGAGATAGAGCAGGATGACCAGCCCCTGGGTCAGTCTGGCAGTAAAACGCCAGCGCCTCGAGATCATCGCAGCGGCCATTCCCGTCATGTGGTAGAGCAGCACCGAGGTGAAAAAAATCAGATACACCGGCACAAAGGCTGATGGCGACACTTTGCCAACAATGAGTCCAAACACCGTAAACGGAAGGGTAATGGCAAAGAGCAGATACTCCCGTATCGGCAGGCCGAAGACATATCCGATGATTTTCGCCAGCGGACTCATCGGCGTCAGACGCTGATAGTCGATGGTGCCCGTGATCTTATCCTGCACCACCCCCGATGCAACACTGCCAGTGCCCATCAGCATCAAGATGATGCCCTGTATGGTGAACATCGGCATCAACACCCCTCGCGCAGCATCTTGTGAAGAGGCCAAACCACGATTCACCGCTGTCAGGTAAATCATGAAAAACGTGAAGCTCGAGAGAATCAGTGTGGTTAAAATCCAGCCCAGTGATCGCCGGATGCGCAGGCGGCTGCGCACGTAGCGGATGATCAGGGGATTGGCGGGCAGATTCCACCAGGGTGCGACTCGCAGGTGATCGCCGTCGGCGGAGTGGGTCATTGCAGAGTTCATGATTCTTCAGAAAGCGCCTTCAACGCCGATTCGAGGGTGGATTTCCGGGTAAAATTCAGTAACCCGATATCCGTCATCACCAGATCCCGCACAAACATTGCCTGGGCCTGATCATCTCCGGAAAACACAAGGTCGTAAGTATCTGCGGAGAGGGGACGCCAGCTCTGCACGCGTGAGTCGTTTTGCAGCCTGGCTTCCAGTTCCTTCCCATTTCCACGCATTACTTCGATCAGCAAATGCCGCGTAGGGCTTCCCGTCATGGTCTCCGACACCTTGTCGATGGGTCCGACGTAGCGCATGTGCCCTTTGTGCATGATGCCAACCGAGGTGCACATGTCTGCCAGCTCCGTCAGAATGTGCGAGGAGATCAGCACGATGGTACCCTGCTTACGCAAGCCCTGAAGAATGTCCTTGAGCTGGATGCGGGCAATCGGGTCCATGCCACTGGCAGGTTCATCGAGCAGGAGTACCCTTGGATTCGGCAACAGGGTTTTGGCGAGCACCACGCGCTGCATCATGCCACGGGAAAGTCCTTTGCCAAAGGTATTGCGACTGTCCCACATTTCGACTTGGCGCAGGCACTGCTCCACACGTTCACGGCGCGTTCCTGCATTCCACCCGTAGGCCGAAGCAAAAAGATCCACAAACTCCCAGACTTTCAGGTCTCCAATGATCGGAGCGAGGTCCGGCATGTATCCCAGCCAACGGTGAACTTCGTCCGGGTGGTCGAGCACATCCACCCCAAACATGCTGACCTCGCCATAGGTCGGCATCAGCAAGGTCGCCAGTACCTTGATCGTGCTTGTCTTACCCGCACCATTTGGACCAACCAGTCCAAATATCTCTCCGGGGGGAATGTGAAAACTGATTCCATCGACGGCGGTGAAGGCACCGTAGTCCACGCGAAGGTCGGAAACGCGCACGCCATCATCGGTGTTGACCGAAGGGCTGGAAGGTGAGTGTGGGGGATGACTGGTTTGCATCAGTGTAAACAGACGAAGTGAAGGATCGATTGTTTCGACGAAACTAACAAAAAACGCACCCGAGGCAATCCGGGTGCGTTTGTAACGGAAAAAATCCAGGGTTGTGTTCAGAACTGATAGA comes from Puniceicoccaceae bacterium and encodes:
- a CDS encoding insulinase family protein, with the translated sequence MMKLPNFLLLILCLLPCWALGVAELPEKHPLDETETERFVLPNGLRVLLVSDPKLDQAAASMSIGVGSMSDPDERAGLAHFLEHMLFLGTEKFPDASEYGNYLRSNGGYSNAYTAGDHTNYHFEVYPFAFEGALDRFAQFFIAPLFSQEFTDREKNAVDSEHAKNLENDRWRFFQLWRNHYNPEHPAHHFSTGNAETLAGIQREEFIEFYNTYYSANQMALALVAPNPVSEMKEWVHAYFSEIENKGLERVRFPEDFILPKDALRLIEIEPIQDLRELTLEFAMPSFLEQFLSKSHSLISYQLGYEGEGSLLSALKEAGWATGLGSGFSLDTADYGSLSIQVSLTPAGLEHYRSVIEMIFSYIELMRQSPYPTTLFSERQTMARLEELYGDKGEGANRAVALANNLRVHDIEIAERVNYLWTEPDPEHYFALLDHIRPQTMMVSLTAKGLEVDQQEPIYGTPYRYTETPGSFFEGLQTPALQKGLRLPSPNPFVPESVKLLAERPVKLLDEPGLELYYSQDQTFQRPKVAIQFKIRHPEAFPTLEHAVLKDFYADVVRESLNELAYPARMAGLGYSIASGAEGLYLTLSGYSESAMSLLNEILDAMLKVEVPVERFEAIQDLTVRSLENFPKGDAWVIARDAKRELTTEVYFTPSQRLTVARDIELEDVQAFAKVLFAQAHVESLIHGNVTAEEAVSAARLIQARLDYAPLERSELFDNGALVLDSGIIAERSLKLEVSNSAYWSEYGLGSDEPEVRAAALILNNFIAEPYYSEMRTQQQLGYIVSAFAGREEQQYFLYFVIQSGQYAADELQQRSEAFISTLPAQFASLPSDAFERLREAAIALVEQKPKSIAEKAGGFFEKAYELDLDFDRTERSVRALREVTHAQVLERLTRALSPEHSTRRMVLAFGREHEGNQSVNDSFSASSWKAEQRFE
- a CDS encoding ABC transporter ATP-binding protein translates to MQTSHPPHSPSSPSVNTDDGVRVSDLRVDYGAFTAVDGISFHIPPGEIFGLVGPNGAGKTSTIKVLATLLMPTYGEVSMFGVDVLDHPDEVHRWLGYMPDLAPIIGDLKVWEFVDLFASAYGWNAGTRRERVEQCLRQVEMWDSRNTFGKGLSRGMMQRVVLAKTLLPNPRVLLLDEPASGMDPIARIQLKDILQGLRKQGTIVLISSHILTELADMCTSVGIMHKGHMRYVGPIDKVSETMTGSPTRHLLIEVMRGNGKELEARLQNDSRVQSWRPLSADTYDLVFSGDDQAQAMFVRDLVMTDIGLLNFTRKSTLESALKALSEES